The proteins below are encoded in one region of Tsuneonella sp. CC-YZS046:
- a CDS encoding Hsp33 family molecular chaperone HslO codes for MQNETFGDRILNFTLPARNARGRLIRLDETLDTILSAHAYPPVIRDLLTEALVVTALIGSLLKEDDSQLTMQAQTQDGVVKLLACDFRNGELRGYVQHDEDRLAELGAEPSLGELFGQGYLAVTFDLAATGERYQGVVPLEGHSLAQVCESYFERSEQVPTLIRIAITSGMAAGLLVQHLPDGEEGRERLHVRMDHPEWEHVAIMAESLGADELLDARLPLEDLLWRLFHEEPEIRVAPGLSVNRGCRCSVIHFENVLSRFPAEERKEMRDENGIILVDCAFCSRQFAIQD; via the coding sequence ATGCAGAACGAAACCTTCGGCGACCGGATCCTCAACTTCACCCTTCCGGCCCGGAATGCCCGGGGCCGGCTGATCCGGCTCGACGAGACGCTGGACACGATATTATCCGCGCATGCCTATCCCCCGGTCATTCGCGATCTGCTGACCGAAGCATTGGTCGTCACCGCGCTGATCGGCAGCCTCCTCAAGGAGGATGACAGCCAGCTGACGATGCAGGCCCAGACGCAGGACGGCGTGGTCAAGCTGCTGGCTTGCGATTTCCGCAACGGAGAGTTGCGGGGCTATGTGCAGCATGACGAAGATCGCCTGGCAGAGCTTGGGGCAGAACCTTCGCTCGGGGAGCTTTTTGGCCAGGGCTATCTTGCGGTGACTTTCGATCTCGCGGCCACAGGCGAACGGTATCAGGGGGTCGTGCCGCTTGAAGGGCATTCGCTCGCGCAGGTGTGCGAAAGCTATTTCGAGCGTTCGGAGCAGGTGCCGACGCTGATCCGCATCGCGATCACCTCGGGGATGGCCGCGGGCCTTCTGGTGCAGCACCTGCCGGACGGCGAGGAAGGGCGCGAGCGCCTGCATGTGCGCATGGACCATCCGGAGTGGGAGCATGTGGCGATCATGGCGGAAAGCCTTGGCGCGGACGAGTTGCTGGATGCGCGCCTTCCGCTGGAGGATCTGCTCTGGCGGCTGTTCCACGAGGAACCGGAGATCCGGGTCGCGCCCGGCTTATCCGTGAATCGCGGATGCAGATGCTCCGTCATTCATTTCGAAAATGTCCTGTCCCGATTCCCGGCGGAGGAGCGCAAGGAAATGCGGGACGAGAATGGAATAATCCTGGTCGATTGCGCGTTTTGCTCGCGGCAGTTCGCAATACAGGATTAG
- a CDS encoding cold-shock protein — protein sequence MGFDRGRRGRGRDKRDGFGEEGFDPFIGGDQFGGNDRFGGPSRFDNNDRFGGGGRGGFGGGPRGPGAGGGGGFRGMPAQVVGTGKGVVKFFNAQKGFGFIQRDDGGSDVFVHISSVERAGLEGLAEGQELEFNLVDRGGKVSAADLQVVGDVIPVEAAARPAAPQRELTGEKATGTVKFFNGTKGFGFITRDDGQPDAFVHISAVERSGLQGLNEGDRLEFDLEVDRRGKYSAVNLVPISG from the coding sequence ATGGGTTTTGATAGAGGGCGTCGCGGTCGGGGGCGCGACAAGCGCGATGGGTTCGGTGAAGAAGGTTTCGATCCCTTTATTGGCGGCGATCAATTTGGTGGAAATGACCGATTCGGCGGGCCGAGCCGCTTTGACAACAATGACCGGTTCGGCGGCGGCGGACGCGGCGGCTTCGGCGGTGGTCCGCGCGGCCCGGGTGCTGGCGGCGGCGGTGGTTTTCGCGGCATGCCCGCGCAAGTCGTGGGAACCGGCAAGGGCGTGGTGAAGTTCTTCAACGCCCAGAAGGGCTTCGGCTTCATCCAGCGTGACGATGGCGGCAGCGACGTATTCGTCCATATCAGCTCGGTCGAGCGCGCTGGCCTGGAAGGGCTGGCGGAAGGCCAGGAACTCGAGTTCAATCTGGTGGATCGCGGCGGCAAGGTATCCGCCGCGGATCTTCAGGTCGTCGGTGATGTCATTCCCGTGGAGGCCGCGGCTCGTCCGGCTGCCCCGCAGCGCGAGCTGACCGGCGAGAAGGCCACCGGGACCGTCAAGTTCTTCAACGGCACCAAGGGATTTGGCTTCATCACCCGGGATGACGGCCAGCCGGATGCATTCGTGCATATCAGCGCGGTCGAGCGGTCCGGCCTTCAAGGGCTGAATGAAGGCGATCGTCTGGAATTCGATCTCGAAGTTGACCGACGCGGCAAATATTCCGCAGTCAATCTCGTGCCGATCAGCGGATAG
- a CDS encoding aspartate aminotransferase family protein has translation MSITPLMPVYPRCDVRPVRGENCHLISEDGRRFLDFASGIAVNILGHSHPGLIGAIQRQAATLMHVSNLYGSPQGEALAQRLVDLTFADTVFFTNSGAEAVEASIKTARAYHQNGGDPERYELITFNNAFHGRTLATISASNQEKMHHGFLPLLPGFKYVEFDDLEGAKAAMSRHTAGFLVEPIQGEGGIRVASQAFLQGLRDLADEHDLMLVFDEVQTGVARTGTFYAYEQFGIEPDILATAKGIGGGFPLGACLATEKAARGMTAGTHGSTYGGNPLAMAAGNAVLDVVANDEFLLAVREKGERIRAGLEQFIGNYPELFELVRGRGLMLGLKMRSESRPFVVHLRDNHGLLTVAAGDNTVRVLPPLIVGDAEIDEFFDRLSAGAASYKAEEAA, from the coding sequence ATGTCCATCACTCCGTTGATGCCAGTATATCCGCGTTGCGATGTGCGGCCGGTGCGCGGCGAGAATTGCCACCTGATCAGCGAGGACGGCCGCCGTTTTCTGGATTTTGCGAGCGGCATCGCGGTGAATATCCTGGGTCATTCGCATCCGGGGCTGATTGGCGCGATCCAGCGGCAGGCGGCCACGCTGATGCATGTCTCCAATCTCTATGGCAGCCCGCAAGGGGAAGCGCTGGCGCAGAGGCTGGTCGATCTGACCTTTGCGGATACGGTGTTCTTCACCAATTCGGGGGCGGAAGCGGTGGAGGCGTCGATCAAGACCGCCCGCGCCTATCACCAGAACGGCGGCGATCCGGAACGGTATGAGCTGATTACCTTCAACAACGCCTTTCATGGGCGGACGCTGGCGACGATAAGCGCGTCCAATCAGGAAAAGATGCATCACGGCTTCCTGCCGCTCCTGCCCGGTTTCAAATATGTCGAATTCGACGATCTGGAAGGCGCGAAGGCGGCAATGAGCCGGCATACCGCGGGCTTCCTGGTCGAGCCGATCCAGGGCGAGGGCGGCATTCGCGTGGCCTCTCAGGCCTTTCTGCAGGGATTGCGCGACCTGGCTGACGAACATGACCTGATGCTTGTTTTCGACGAGGTGCAGACGGGCGTGGCGCGGACCGGCACCTTCTATGCCTATGAGCAGTTCGGGATCGAACCGGACATACTGGCGACGGCGAAGGGCATTGGCGGCGGCTTCCCGCTTGGGGCTTGCCTGGCGACGGAAAAGGCCGCGCGCGGGATGACGGCCGGCACCCATGGTTCGACCTATGGCGGCAATCCGCTGGCGATGGCGGCGGGCAATGCCGTGCTCGATGTGGTTGCGAATGATGAATTCCTGCTCGCGGTCCGCGAGAAGGGCGAGCGGATTCGCGCGGGGCTGGAGCAATTCATCGGCAATTATCCGGAACTGTTCGAGCTGGTGCGCGGGCGCGGGTTGATGCTGGGCCTGAAAATGCGCAGCGAGAGCCGCCCCTTCGTGGTGCATCTGCGGGACAATCATGGCTTGCTGACCGTTGCGGCGGGGGACAACACGGTGCGCGTCCTGCCGCCGCTGATTGTCGGCGATGCGGAGATCGATGAGTTCTTTGACCGGCTTTCCGCCGGGGCCGCCAGCTACAAGGCGGAGGAGGCAGCCTGA
- the queC gene encoding 7-cyano-7-deazaguanine synthase QueC — translation MSTEHPTGTRPAVVLLSGGLDSMVSAAIAAEQGFSINALTIDYNQRHKREIDAARAIARRLGAQRHVTLSLDLSKFGGSALTDDIDVPKDGVGPDIPVTYVPARNLVFLSLTLAWAEAIGAQDIFIGVNALDYSGYPDCRPEFIASFAETARLATKAGAEGSPFTIHAPLQFMSKADIAREARRLDLDPGLSWSCYDPQPDGAACGACDSCRLRRAGFRDAGIEDPTRYAVDLPGL, via the coding sequence ATGAGCACCGAACATCCGACAGGAACGCGGCCCGCGGTGGTTCTGCTGTCCGGCGGGCTGGATTCGATGGTGTCGGCGGCGATCGCGGCCGAGCAGGGATTTTCCATCAACGCCCTCACCATCGATTACAACCAGCGCCACAAGCGGGAAATCGATGCCGCGCGGGCGATTGCGCGGCGGCTCGGGGCGCAGCGGCATGTGACTCTCTCGCTCGATCTGAGCAAGTTTGGCGGTTCCGCGCTGACGGATGACATAGATGTTCCAAAGGATGGGGTCGGCCCGGATATTCCGGTGACCTATGTTCCCGCGCGCAACCTCGTGTTCCTGTCGCTCACCCTTGCATGGGCGGAGGCGATCGGTGCGCAGGACATCTTCATCGGCGTCAATGCGCTGGATTATTCCGGCTATCCGGATTGCCGGCCGGAATTCATCGCCAGTTTCGCGGAAACAGCGCGGCTCGCCACCAAGGCCGGGGCGGAAGGTTCTCCCTTCACGATTCACGCGCCGCTGCAGTTCATGAGCAAGGCGGATATCGCCCGCGAAGCCCGGCGGCTCGATCTCGATCCGGGCTTGAGCTGGTCATGCTACGATCCGCAACCGGATGGGGCCGCCTGCGGCGCCTGCGACAGCTGCCGGTTGCGGCGGGCAGGCTTTCGCGATGCGGGGATCGAGGACCCCACCCGCTATGCCGTCGACCTGCCTGGGCTCTAG
- a CDS encoding phage tail protein has product MATLVFTTLGAALGGPLGGLAGGLIGRQVDTALLGGPGRKGPRLDDLRISSSSYGSAIPRHYGRIRAPGSIIWSTNLIEHEESNGSVTTYRYSVSFAIALSSAPIAGIGRIWADGNLLRGAEGDLKASGTLRIYSGHGDQPVDPLLASALGSEAPAHRGLAYAVFEDLDLSTFGNRIPSLSVEILADREASELEPMLADLIDSAAIDMPLPGLAGFSWESGSLGSTLALIDSIYPLACDAGGEALTIGPAERIPPDPPLLPEPASATADGSFGPLGGTLFRRTLSDHDRPRALRYYDPVRDYLAGMQRAGGRSGPGREQVLDFPGALAAGDARSLADAAAERAGWASETVAWRIAELDPALAPGQVVQAPGLAGLWRIVSWEWRSEGVELELLRLPHGGAHQALSDPGRIDPPADLQASPTRLMISELPWDGTGSPDQPIIAAGVSSANGGWPGTGLDVDRMGTLVPLRGSGRRRTIMGEITGPLAPSAAMLLEREGEVTVALVSPDFALSSVDAAAIAAGSNRALIGGEILQFASATALGGGQWRLQGLLRGRAGTEAAAMNGHPAGTPFMLLDDSLRRLDPDIVGDAAGAVITAQGPGDHALVISAIANPGLSLRPLCPVHPRKRTTDAGDVVLGWIRRARGAWPWRDQVETPLIEEAERYLVGLGPVEMPHVQWEAATSRIVFDADEWASLAAAYPSAAVWVRQIGTHALSDPLLLTTLP; this is encoded by the coding sequence ATGGCAACTCTCGTTTTCACGACGCTGGGCGCCGCGCTTGGCGGCCCCCTGGGCGGCCTGGCCGGCGGGCTGATCGGGCGACAGGTCGATACGGCCCTGCTGGGCGGCCCAGGCCGCAAGGGTCCGCGCCTCGACGATCTGCGAATCTCCAGCTCGAGCTACGGTTCGGCGATCCCGCGCCATTACGGCAGAATACGCGCGCCCGGCTCGATCATCTGGTCCACCAATCTGATCGAGCATGAGGAAAGCAACGGTTCGGTGACCACCTACCGCTACAGCGTGTCCTTCGCCATCGCGCTGTCGAGCGCACCCATAGCCGGCATCGGACGGATATGGGCGGACGGCAACCTGCTGCGCGGCGCGGAAGGCGACCTGAAGGCCAGCGGCACGTTGCGAATATATTCCGGCCACGGCGACCAGCCGGTCGATCCGCTGCTCGCCTCCGCCCTGGGGAGCGAGGCTCCGGCCCATCGTGGCCTGGCCTATGCGGTGTTCGAGGATCTCGATCTGAGCACTTTCGGCAACCGGATTCCTTCCCTCAGCGTCGAGATTCTTGCCGATCGAGAGGCATCGGAACTCGAGCCGATGCTGGCCGATCTCATCGATTCCGCCGCAATCGACATGCCGCTTCCGGGCCTTGCCGGCTTCAGCTGGGAAAGCGGCTCTCTCGGCAGCACCCTGGCCCTGATCGATTCGATCTACCCCCTGGCCTGCGATGCCGGCGGCGAAGCACTGACGATCGGGCCGGCCGAACGCATTCCGCCCGACCCTCCGCTTCTGCCGGAACCGGCAAGCGCAACGGCGGATGGAAGTTTCGGGCCGCTCGGCGGCACGCTGTTTCGCAGGACGCTGTCCGATCACGATCGGCCCCGCGCGCTGCGCTATTATGATCCGGTGCGCGACTATCTGGCGGGGATGCAGCGCGCAGGCGGGCGTAGCGGACCGGGCCGGGAACAGGTTCTCGACTTTCCCGGCGCCCTCGCCGCCGGCGATGCGCGCAGCCTTGCCGATGCGGCGGCCGAACGCGCGGGTTGGGCAAGCGAAACCGTCGCCTGGCGTATTGCCGAACTCGATCCCGCCCTCGCCCCCGGGCAGGTCGTGCAGGCACCCGGGCTGGCCGGGCTTTGGCGGATCGTTTCGTGGGAATGGCGGAGCGAAGGCGTGGAACTCGAATTGCTGCGGCTGCCCCATGGCGGCGCACATCAGGCCCTGTCGGACCCGGGCCGGATCGATCCGCCGGCGGACCTTCAGGCCAGCCCGACCCGGCTCATGATATCCGAATTGCCATGGGACGGAACCGGGTCCCCCGACCAGCCGATCATCGCTGCCGGCGTTTCCTCCGCCAACGGCGGATGGCCGGGTACGGGGCTTGATGTCGATCGGATGGGCACGCTTGTTCCCCTGCGCGGCAGCGGCCGCAGGCGAACCATCATGGGCGAAATCACCGGCCCGCTCGCCCCCTCCGCCGCGATGCTGCTGGAGCGCGAGGGTGAAGTGACGGTCGCGCTGGTTTCGCCCGATTTCGCGCTTTCCAGCGTGGATGCCGCCGCCATTGCTGCGGGCTCGAATCGCGCGCTGATCGGCGGGGAAATCCTTCAATTCGCATCCGCGACAGCCCTGGGCGGCGGCCAGTGGCGCTTGCAAGGCCTGTTGCGCGGGCGCGCAGGCACGGAAGCCGCGGCAATGAACGGCCATCCCGCCGGCACGCCCTTCATGCTGCTGGATGACAGCTTGCGCAGGCTCGATCCGGACATTGTCGGCGATGCGGCCGGAGCCGTCATCACTGCCCAGGGTCCGGGCGATCATGCCCTGGTCATATCCGCCATCGCCAACCCGGGGCTGTCCCTGCGTCCGCTCTGCCCGGTTCATCCCCGAAAGCGGACCACGGATGCAGGCGATGTCGTGCTCGGCTGGATACGCCGCGCGCGGGGCGCATGGCCATGGCGCGATCAGGTCGAAACGCCGCTGATCGAGGAAGCCGAGCGCTATCTGGTCGGCCTCGGTCCTGTCGAAATGCCTCATGTCCAGTGGGAAGCGGCCACATCGCGGATCGTTTTCGATGCCGATGAATGGGCCAGCCTTGCCGCCGCGTACCCCAGCGCGGCTGTCTGGGTGAGGCAGATCGGCACCCATGCCCTGTCCGACCCGCTGCTGCTGACCACTCTGCCCTGA
- a CDS encoding superoxide dismutase family protein: protein MQRHALLALAPAFVALAACSTVPQPATETLASTELKLADGQPAGTARVVSDGQGVRLIADVTGVSPGLHGIHLHTVGQCEAPAFTSAGGHLNPEGKQHGTENPAGSHLGDLPNITADESGKGSISVALHSTKEQLLNVLFDSDGTAVVVHAGPDDYKTDPAGNSGGRIACGVLARP, encoded by the coding sequence ATGCAGCGTCATGCCTTGCTGGCCCTTGCCCCCGCCTTTGTCGCACTCGCCGCCTGTTCGACAGTGCCCCAGCCTGCGACGGAAACGCTTGCATCCACGGAACTGAAACTTGCCGATGGGCAACCGGCCGGAACGGCCCGCGTGGTGAGCGATGGGCAGGGAGTGCGGTTGATCGCCGATGTGACTGGCGTCTCTCCCGGCTTGCACGGCATTCACCTGCACACGGTCGGACAATGCGAAGCACCCGCATTCACTTCCGCCGGCGGGCATCTCAATCCCGAAGGGAAGCAGCATGGCACGGAGAACCCAGCCGGCAGCCATCTGGGCGATCTTCCCAATATCACGGCGGACGAATCCGGGAAGGGGAGCATCAGCGTCGCGCTGCATTCAACCAAGGAGCAGTTGCTGAATGTCCTGTTCGACAGCGACGGCACCGCCGTGGTCGTGCATGCGGGGCCGGACGACTACAAGACCGATCCCGCCGGGAACAGCGGCGGCCGCATCGCCTGCGGCGTTCTGGCGCGCCCCTGA
- a CDS encoding TIGR01244 family sulfur transferase: MSDFRRLEDGIFASPQIDTPDVATAHELGISLIINNRPEGESGDQTPGAEIESAARAAGMEYCAIPITHAGFSEPQVDAMVAALKAAQGPVLAYCRSGTRSTLLWALAQAKSGRAPDELAQLAANAGYNLGPIRPMLDMLASRG, from the coding sequence ATGAGTGATTTTCGACGTCTGGAAGATGGAATCTTCGCAAGCCCGCAAATTGACACCCCGGATGTGGCCACAGCTCATGAACTTGGCATAAGCCTCATCATCAACAATCGCCCGGAAGGTGAATCCGGGGATCAGACACCCGGCGCCGAAATCGAATCGGCCGCCCGCGCGGCGGGAATGGAATATTGCGCCATTCCCATCACCCATGCCGGGTTCAGCGAGCCGCAAGTGGACGCGATGGTCGCCGCATTGAAAGCGGCGCAGGGACCCGTCCTGGCTTATTGCCGTTCCGGTACGCGCTCCACCCTTCTCTGGGCTTTGGCGCAGGCCAAGTCGGGCCGGGCGCCGGATGAGCTGGCCCAACTTGCCGCCAACGCAGGCTATAACCTGGGCCCGATCCGGCCCATGCTCGATATGCTGGCAAGCCGCGGCTAA
- a CDS encoding DUF2793 domain-containing protein, protein MTDPLSFTSSSPRFGLPLLFSGQSQKEHAVNEAHALTDALLHCAIEGEAATPPATPLDGECWLVSSPATGEWSGQEGRIACRQAGVWLFVTPREGMRIFNRSADQEMRFAGAWLAPSAPASPSGGSTIDTEARAAIDALIAAMQAARILGQFDG, encoded by the coding sequence ATGACAGATCCATTGAGTTTCACATCGTCCAGCCCCCGCTTTGGCTTGCCGCTGCTGTTTTCCGGCCAGTCCCAGAAGGAGCACGCAGTCAACGAGGCCCATGCGCTCACCGACGCGCTGCTCCATTGCGCCATTGAAGGGGAGGCGGCGACACCGCCCGCAACACCGCTGGATGGCGAATGCTGGCTGGTTTCCAGCCCTGCCACGGGCGAATGGAGCGGGCAGGAGGGGCGGATCGCATGCCGCCAGGCGGGCGTGTGGCTGTTCGTCACGCCGCGCGAGGGGATGCGGATATTCAACCGCTCGGCGGATCAGGAGATGCGTTTCGCCGGGGCCTGGCTCGCCCCATCGGCGCCCGCTTCGCCGAGTGGTGGAAGCACCATCGACACGGAAGCGCGAGCGGCGATCGACGCGCTGATCGCCGCCATGCAGGCCGCTCGCATTCTGGGTCAATTTGACGGGTGA
- the argF gene encoding ornithine carbamoyltransferase, whose product MLRHFTDLVDAGGDAIAAILNDAMDRKAARTTWPKGRADADAPLQGRVLAMIFEKSSTRTRVSFDMAMRQLGGSALIMESGSTQLGRGETIADTARVLSRMVDAIMIRTDDHAKIEEMARHATVPVINGLSDQSHPCQIVADLLTVIEQGKALPGLEVAWLGDGNNVLHSILEAAGLMKFNVRVAVPDGYEPDARFVGFARENGSRVTLTRDAREAVAGADIVVTDTWVSMGQAHAEEKIRAMLPYQVNAGLMAAARPDARFLHCLPAHIGEEVTAEVFEGPQSVVFDEAENRIHAQKSVLLWCFGLI is encoded by the coding sequence ATGCTTCGGCATTTCACCGATCTTGTCGATGCGGGTGGCGATGCCATCGCCGCGATCCTCAACGATGCGATGGACCGGAAGGCGGCGCGGACTACCTGGCCGAAAGGCCGGGCCGATGCCGATGCTCCGCTGCAGGGGCGGGTTCTTGCCATGATCTTCGAGAAGAGCTCGACACGGACCCGCGTTTCCTTCGACATGGCGATGCGCCAGCTTGGCGGCAGTGCATTGATCATGGAATCCGGTTCGACCCAGCTGGGGCGCGGTGAAACCATTGCCGACACGGCGCGCGTGCTGTCCCGCATGGTCGACGCGATCATGATCCGGACGGACGATCACGCGAAGATCGAGGAAATGGCCCGCCACGCCACGGTTCCCGTGATCAATGGGCTGTCCGACCAGTCGCATCCCTGTCAGATCGTGGCGGATCTGCTGACCGTCATCGAGCAGGGCAAGGCGCTTCCGGGCCTGGAAGTCGCCTGGCTGGGCGACGGCAACAATGTGCTGCACTCCATCCTGGAGGCCGCCGGGCTGATGAAGTTCAATGTGCGCGTTGCGGTTCCGGACGGATATGAGCCCGATGCGCGCTTCGTCGGATTTGCACGGGAAAACGGCAGCCGCGTCACGCTCACGCGGGATGCGCGGGAAGCGGTGGCAGGGGCGGATATCGTCGTCACCGATACCTGGGTATCGATGGGGCAGGCCCATGCGGAAGAGAAGATCCGGGCCATGCTGCCGTATCAGGTCAATGCGGGGCTGATGGCCGCCGCCAGGCCCGATGCCCGCTTCCTGCACTGCCTTCCCGCGCATATCGGCGAGGAAGTGACCGCGGAGGTGTTCGAGGGCCCGCAATCGGTGGTTTTCGACGAGGCCGAGAATCGGATCCATGCCCAGAAATCGGTCCTGCTCTGGTGCTTCGGGCTGATCTGA
- a CDS encoding TerC family protein — MDILALLTDPAAWAALLTLIVLEIVLGIDNLIFIAILSNKLPPHQQQFARRLGLSLALIMRIGLLMLIGWIVTLQTPLFDLGLSGAPNEHGTPSFETAFSGRDLILLAGGFFLLWKATKEIHHNIDPEPPSGELLDPKKSAVQIGFSAAIVQIIALDLVFSIDSILTAVGMTNEVPIMVAAVVVTVGIMLIAADPLSRFVEKNPTLVMLALAFLVMIGLVLIADGFGFHVPKGYIYTAMAFSVAVELLNMLGRNRRAQKLAKQQVDAEA, encoded by the coding sequence ATGGATATATTGGCGCTGCTAACCGATCCTGCCGCATGGGCTGCCTTGTTGACACTCATCGTGCTTGAGATCGTTCTCGGCATCGACAACCTTATTTTCATCGCGATCCTTTCAAACAAATTGCCGCCGCACCAGCAGCAGTTCGCACGCAGGCTGGGTCTGAGCCTTGCGCTGATCATGAGAATCGGGCTGCTCATGCTGATCGGCTGGATCGTCACGCTCCAGACCCCGTTGTTCGATCTCGGGCTTTCCGGCGCGCCGAACGAGCATGGCACGCCTTCTTTCGAGACCGCCTTTTCCGGACGGGATCTGATTCTGCTGGCCGGCGGTTTCTTCCTGCTCTGGAAGGCGACCAAGGAAATTCACCACAATATCGACCCGGAACCCCCAAGCGGCGAATTGCTGGACCCCAAGAAAAGCGCCGTGCAGATCGGCTTCTCTGCCGCGATCGTGCAAATCATCGCGCTTGATCTGGTTTTCTCGATCGATTCGATTCTGACTGCCGTCGGGATGACGAATGAGGTTCCGATCATGGTCGCGGCGGTCGTGGTCACGGTCGGGATAATGCTGATCGCCGCCGATCCGCTTTCCCGGTTTGTCGAGAAGAATCCTACCCTGGTGATGCTGGCCCTGGCCTTCCTGGTCATGATCGGGCTCGTCCTCATCGCGGACGGCTTCGGCTTCCATGTCCCCAAGGGCTATATCTACACAGCCATGGCATTCTCGGTGGCTGTCGAACTGCTCAACATGCTTGGGCGGAACCGACGCGCCCAGAAGCTGGCAAAACAACAAGTGGATGCTGAAGCATGA